GGCCTCGTCGAGGGCGGCAAGCCCATGTCCTTCTCCCCGGACGCGGCCCACCGCCTCTACACCGAGCACCCGTGGCTGCGCCGCCAGGTGGACGACGCGCAGTCGGACCGCGCCCGTTTTTTCGAGGACTCGCCGAGCAGCTCCTCGGCTTCGCCCGACACCAGTTCCACCTGAGCAAGCCGGAGGGGGAGGGGGGCGTGTCTCTGCGCGCCCACCTCGAGCAGGTGGCCAAGGCCACCGGCAAGGCGCCGCCAGCGCTGGTGGGTGAGTACGCGCTGCCGGAGGCGCTCGCTCACGTCTGGGGCTGGTTCTGCGAGCTGAGCGGCGCTCGCGGGGCGGGGGGCTTCTCCATCGCCCCCATCAGCTTCCAGGACATCGAAGCGTGGGCCCGGCTCACTGGGCACCAGCCCACCCCCGCGGAGGTGGTCCTGCTGCGTCAGCTCGATGACGTCTTCAGGGACGAACTCAGTCCGAAGTGAGGAGGTGCGAGGTGTCGTGGCGACTACTGCTGGGCTGGGGCGGCCTGCTGCTTGCGCTCCTCCTCCTCCTGCTTAGCGCGCTTGGCGGCTGCCCAGTCTGCCTCGACCGCGGCGATGCCACGCAGCTCGGACACAGGCTTCGTCATCTCGATGCCCGAGTCCCGGTCGCGGAAGCCCACATGTGTCCACCCCTCCATCTCCATCTGCTCCTTGCCGGCGTCGTAGTTCGGCATCTCCCGGAGCATGGCGGCCCGAATCTCGTCGGGGCTCGTCGAACCGAAGGGCTGAATCCGAATGATGGTGGTGTGGTGTTTCCCACCCGTATCCCATCGCAGCTCGGGACTCCCATGGGCCTCGTTGCTGGACCGGACCGATTCGACGCGCTCCGCTTCGAGCCTTTTCTCGTCGTCAGAGCGACAGGCGCAGGCAGCAATGAGGAGCAGGGCAACGAAAGCGGGGCGGACGCGCATGGTTCAGGAAACCAGCACATGGTGAGTACCCAGGTCCACTGGTCACGCATTCAGGTGTCTACGTCCCCGTGCACCTACTCTTCAATGGCCATGAATGGAGTCCACTGTGTCTGAGGGATTCGATCTAGCCACGCTATCTGTTCGCATCGACACCTCGGGCACCGCCGCCGGCGTGCAGGGGCTCAACGACCTGTCAAAGGCATCGGAGAGGACGGAGCAGGCGACGGAGAAGGCTGGGGCGGCATCCTCGCAGCTCCAGCGAGAAATCGTGCGGATGCACAAGGAGGTGGAGGCCAGTTCCAAGGCCTTCGAGGTCATGCGCAGCAAGCTGAAGGAGCTTGAGCGGATGGACACCCTCGTCAAGCACGTGGACCAGATGACCGAGGCGTCGAAGCGCTTCCAGCAGGCCGCCGGGAACACGAAGGCGGTTGACGCTCTCCACACGAAGATGGCCGCGCTTGAAGTGGCGACTGGACGCCTTACGTCCTCCTTCGGGGATACGAGCTCCATTGCCCGCTTCATGGGCGAGCTGAGCAAGGCCACCTCGGCGCTGTCGAAGATGCAGGACGACGCGCGCGCGGCGAAGTCCATCCAGGAGGTGGCGAAGGCGGCGGAGTCCGCTAAGGAACCCGTGGAGCAACTCTCCAAGGGGCTCGGAGGACTCGCTGGCAACCTCATGGGGATGGTGGCAGTAGGGGCCACGTTGCGGAGCGTCACCACCGAGGCGCTGGGTTTCTCCACGGCCATGGCTCAGGTGAGCACTCTCCTCGAGGACAACCAGCTCGGGATGATGGGCCAGCTTGCGGAGAGCGCGAAGCGACTGGGCGCCCAGTTCGGGCGGGGGCCGACCGACCAGGCCAAGGCGCTGTACGAAATCATGAGCGCGGGCGCGGCCGACGCGGCGAAGGCCACGGAGATGCTGGCCATTGCCAACAAGCTGGCCATCGGCGGCGTGACGGAGGTGAGCGTTGCCGCAGACGGCCTGACGTCCATCATGGCTAGCTACGGCACGCAGCTCCGGAGCGCGACTCAGGCTGCTGATGCCATGTTCGTGTCAGCCGCAGACGGCAAGACGTCCATCGAGACCATCGCCCGGCACATTGGCAAGGTGGCCCCGATTGCGTCCCAGACGGGCGTGTCGCTCCAGGAACTGCTGGCTGCGAACGCAGCGCTCACCAAGGCCGGCATCAAGACAGAGACGGCCATGGAGGGTGTGCGGGCCATCCTCGCGCAGGTGGCCAAGCCTTCCAACGAAGCCGCCATCCTGGCGAAAGAACTCGGCATCGAGTTCAGCATCGCCGGGCTGAAGTCCAAGGGCTTCGCAGGCTTCCTCCAGGACATGAAGGACAAGACGGGTGGCAGCACGGAGTTACTTGCTGCGCTCGTTGGCGGCGTCGAGGCGCTGCTTCCGGTGATGACGCTCTCGGGCTCGGCCTCGGTGGACTTCGCGACGTCGCTCCAGAACATGGAAACGTCGGCTGGCAAGACGGAGGCGGCCTTCAAAAAGATGGCGGAGACGCCACAGATGAAGGTGGACCAGCTTCGCGCGCGCTTCGCTGGCCTGCGTGTGGAGGTTGGCGAGAGTTTGCTCAACACCGTCTCCCCCGTCATGGATGGGCTGCTGAAGAACTTCGAGGAGGTGACGACGGCTGCTCGCTACCTCGCCCAGGCGCTGGCGGTGCTCGGCGCGGCGCGAGCGGTCGCCTGGGGACAGGAGTGGACGAAGGCACTGCTCGACAAGGCGGCGGCTGCGAAGAAGGCGAAGGAGTCCGTCGTCGAGGCTGTTCTCGCAGAAGCCAGCTACAAGCGTGCGCAGGGCGAGAGTCGGGCTGAGGCGCTGAAGGCAGCCCTGGCACATCTTGAGAAGCGGCAGGCTCTGCTCCAATCTGCTGCTGCTCTCGAAGGGCCGTTCACTGTCGCGCACACGCGGGCCGCCATCGCATCCAACACACTCGCCCAGGCGAAGGTCCGTGAGGCAATTGCGATCGAAGGTGCGACGTTCGCCACCCGGGCAGGATCTGCAGCGCTCGCTGCGATGGGTGGGCCCCTTGGCCTGGTTGTCATCGCCCTGGGCGCGGCCGTCACCGCGTTCGTTGAATTCGGCCGGGCCGCGGAGGAGGCCCGAGAGAAGGCGATGCAACATGCACAGGAGTCGGCTGCTGCTGTAGGGCGAGGTTCGCAAATCGTGGTGGACCTCATGAGTCAGACGAAGGCAATCGAGAACCAGGTCAAGGCTCTTGAGCGGCTCACCATTGCGAAGGAAGAGGTCGCCGCTCTGGGAGGGAAGTATCAAGACCTTCTGACTAGCGAAGTCGATACGGTTGCTGAACTCGCCGCAGTCGTTCGGACAGTCGCGAGTGATGATTTGAAGGCAGCCCAGGCAGATATCAAGCGAATGACTGCCGAAGTAAAGAAGAAGCAAAAACTCATCGTTGCGGTGAACTGGACGTGGGCTGGCGAGGGAAAGCCGTTCTCCGAAATTCGGAAGGACCCGCGGTTCGCCGGGCAGATCGAAGAGAAGCTCGTCCCCTTGGAGAAGGACCTCGCTGCTCACCAGCAACGGGCTGCTGAAATCCAGAAGGCGCTCCTCTCGTTGGAAGCTGCCGCCAAGCAGGAGGCTGAGCTGGCCGACAAGGTCGCAGGCGCCCATGGTCGCGCGGGGGCCGCAGCTACGAAGTCGGCTTCGGAAACCATTGATGCCGGCAAGAAGAAGGTCGAGGAGGCGAAGAAGGCCGCGGCGTGGCTGTCGAAGCTGGAGGAGGACGTCCGCGCCATCGGGAAGACGAAGGCAGGCTCGCTCAACCAGTCGGACGAGTACATGTTGCTGACGGAGGAGCAGAAGAAGCTCGCCGACGTGGCCATCGCGAAGCTCAAGGACGCCGAGGCGTCGAAGAAGGCGGCCCAGGCTCGGGACGAACTGGCGAAGAAGGCGCAGACGTGGCTCGAGCGCATCCAGGAGGAGTCGGGCGCTCTCGGGAAGTCGAAGGCCGAGGCACTCAGCCTCACCGACGAGTACAAGGCGCTCTCCAAGGAGCAGCAGAAGCAGGCGGACGTGGCCATCGCTCTGCTGAAGGAGGCAGAGGCCACGAAGGCGGTGGAAAAGGCGGAGAAGGAGCGCCTCCAGAATCTCCAGCAGCTCAACCGCGAGCTGGGGGACCAGTCCGGGACGCGCTTCGTGGAGGCCCAGCGGCTCCTCCGCGAGGAGCTGGACGCCGGGCGCCTCAAGCTGAAGGACTACAACGCGCAGCTCGCGAAGGCGCGGGAGCTGTGGACGCCGCAGGGCCGTGCCGAGGCTCAGCTCGCCAAGGAGTTGGAGAACCTGGAGAAGCAGCTCAACCCCCTGGCCGACGCGCAGAAGCGCATGGCGGCCGTGGAGAAGCTCTTCCAGGAGGGGCGCATCGGCGCGGCCGCGTACCGGCGGGAGGTGGCGAAGCTGCAGGAGCAGCTCTCCACCGGCTTCTCTCTGGCCCAGGACGCCGTCACCTCCGCAGCCCAGCACATGGAGGAGGCCTTCGTCACCTTCGCCACCACGGGGCAGTTCAGCTTCCGGAACATGGTGGAGAGCATGCTGAAGGACCTGGCGCGCCTCCTGGCCCACAAGGCCTTCATGGCCCTGGTGGACACCGCGACGGGGGCCCTCATCGGCGTGACGACGGCGCCGGCCGCGAGCTCGGGCGGGTCCACCGTGGGCGGCGCGGACCTGTCCGGCATGTTCGGCAGCATGCTGGGTGGGGGCGCGGGCGGAGTCGGCAAGCTGGACTTCGGCGCCGAGGTTCCCCAGGTGCCGAAGCTGTACGTGCCCAGCAAGGCGGACATCCTCCCTCAGGCCGGAGGGGGGAGCGGCACGGCGCCCATCTCCCTCCACATCCACATCCACCAGGACGGCTCAGCCACATCCACGGTGGAGTCATCAGGAGGAAGGGCTGAGTCCGAGAAGCTGGCCCGCGGGCTCGGCGCCGTCGTCCTCAAGGTACTGGTCGAGCAACTCCAGCCTGGTGGAGTGCTCTACAACGGAATTCGGACGCGGCGATAACGGCTCTGCCATCCTATCTTCCAGCGATAGAGAGATGCCCTTGTCCGCAGGCTCCATGTTCACC
This portion of the Myxococcus guangdongensis genome encodes:
- a CDS encoding phage tail tape measure protein is translated as MESTVSEGFDLATLSVRIDTSGTAAGVQGLNDLSKASERTEQATEKAGAASSQLQREIVRMHKEVEASSKAFEVMRSKLKELERMDTLVKHVDQMTEASKRFQQAAGNTKAVDALHTKMAALEVATGRLTSSFGDTSSIARFMGELSKATSALSKMQDDARAAKSIQEVAKAAESAKEPVEQLSKGLGGLAGNLMGMVAVGATLRSVTTEALGFSTAMAQVSTLLEDNQLGMMGQLAESAKRLGAQFGRGPTDQAKALYEIMSAGAADAAKATEMLAIANKLAIGGVTEVSVAADGLTSIMASYGTQLRSATQAADAMFVSAADGKTSIETIARHIGKVAPIASQTGVSLQELLAANAALTKAGIKTETAMEGVRAILAQVAKPSNEAAILAKELGIEFSIAGLKSKGFAGFLQDMKDKTGGSTELLAALVGGVEALLPVMTLSGSASVDFATSLQNMETSAGKTEAAFKKMAETPQMKVDQLRARFAGLRVEVGESLLNTVSPVMDGLLKNFEEVTTAARYLAQALAVLGAARAVAWGQEWTKALLDKAAAAKKAKESVVEAVLAEASYKRAQGESRAEALKAALAHLEKRQALLQSAAALEGPFTVAHTRAAIASNTLAQAKVREAIAIEGATFATRAGSAALAAMGGPLGLVVIALGAAVTAFVEFGRAAEEAREKAMQHAQESAAAVGRGSQIVVDLMSQTKAIENQVKALERLTIAKEEVAALGGKYQDLLTSEVDTVAELAAVVRTVASDDLKAAQADIKRMTAEVKKKQKLIVAVNWTWAGEGKPFSEIRKDPRFAGQIEEKLVPLEKDLAAHQQRAAEIQKALLSLEAAAKQEAELADKVAGAHGRAGAAATKSASETIDAGKKKVEEAKKAAAWLSKLEEDVRAIGKTKAGSLNQSDEYMLLTEEQKKLADVAIAKLKDAEASKKAAQARDELAKKAQTWLERIQEESGALGKSKAEALSLTDEYKALSKEQQKQADVAIALLKEAEATKAVEKAEKERLQNLQQLNRELGDQSGTRFVEAQRLLREELDAGRLKLKDYNAQLAKARELWTPQGRAEAQLAKELENLEKQLNPLADAQKRMAAVEKLFQEGRIGAAAYRREVAKLQEQLSTGFSLAQDAVTSAAQHMEEAFVTFATTGQFSFRNMVESMLKDLARLLAHKAFMALVDTATGALIGVTTAPAASSGGSTVGGADLSGMFGSMLGGGAGGVGKLDFGAEVPQVPKLYVPSKADILPQAGGGSGTAPISLHIHIHQDGSATSTVESSGGRAESEKLARGLGAVVLKVLVEQLQPGGVLYNGIRTRR
- a CDS encoding phage tail assembly chaperone, giving the protein MSLRAHLEQVAKATGKAPPALVGEYALPEALAHVWGWFCELSGARGAGGFSIAPISFQDIEAWARLTGHQPTPAEVVLLRQLDDVFRDELSPK